The Thermococcus sp. genomic interval AAGGAGAAATACGGCGGGGACATACTCATACGGCTCGCCGTTGACAAGAAGAGGAATTGTAAGGACATCATCATAGACGGCGTCCGCTCAAAGGAGGAAATAGAGGCAATAAAAAGGCTCGGCGGAAAGGTCATCTACGTCGAGGCAAAGCCCGAGATAAGGTTCGAGAGGCTGATGAAAAGGAGGGCCGAGAAGGACAGGGGCATCAAAAGCTTCGCCGACTTCAGGGAGATGGATGACGCCGAGGAAAGGCTCTACCACACGAGCAGGCTAAAAAACCTGGCCGATTACGTCATCG includes:
- a CDS encoding AAA family ATPase, with translation MIIGVVGKIAAGKTTVAKFFEEKGFCRVSCSEPLIDLLTHNVSDYSWIPELPEKAEPTREKLIELGKYLKEKYGGDILIRLAVDKKRNCKDIIIDGVRSKEEIEAIKRLGGKVIYVEAKPEIRFERLMKRRAEKDRGIKSFADFREMDDAEERLYHTSRLKNLADYVI